One genomic segment of Pempheris klunzingeri isolate RE-2024b chromosome 21, fPemKlu1.hap1, whole genome shotgun sequence includes these proteins:
- the ppp1r3g gene encoding protein phosphatase 1 regulatory subunit 3G: MSRSALRFHAGGESLSPGQSMENGREEEEEEEEEEEGDLDDEVDASRLERFMKDRRRAQSLPAYPAALLADGTNGRKRVKFADSMGLNLASVKHFSSLEEPQIPTKVLSRYRSFPPQQQDLLTDLCQSFKSGLDTDRLVSCFPEPREVERRVRELRVCLERITITQLDVRGHIRVFTGRTNKEVGVRYTFNDWLSYVDAQAVPAAPDHPGSVGERFSFTVYTPPFMDPSSAVHFAVYLRSEEGDFWDNNEGQNYTLRYRCMSSTTPFVSAAFHAT, translated from the coding sequence ATGTCCCGCTCAGCTCTCCGGTTCCACGCGGGGGGAGAGTCGCTCTCCCCGGGGCAGAGTATGGAGAACGGccgggaggaggaagaggaggaggaggaggaggaggagggagatctGGATGACGAAGTGGACGCTTCTCGCCTGGAGAGGTTCATGAAGGACCGGAGGAGAGCGCAGTCCCTGCCCGCCTACCCGGCGGCGCTGCTGGCCGACGGGACCAACGGGAGGAAGCGGGTCAAGTTCGCCGACTCCATGGGCCTGAACCTGGCCAGCGTCAAGCACTTCAGCTCGCTGGAGGAGCCGCAGATCCCGACTAAAGTCCTGTCCAGGTACAGGAGCTTCCCGCCGCAGCAGCAGGACCTACTGACCGACCTGTGCCAGAGCTTCAAGTCCGGCCTGGACACGGACCGGCTGGTCTCCTGCTTCCCGGAGCCCCGGGAGGTGGAGCGGAGGGTCCGGGAGCTCCGCGTCTGCCTGGAGAGGATCACCATCACCCAGCTGGACGTGCGGGGGCACATCCGGGTCTTCACCGGCCGCACCAACAAAGAGGTCGGGGTGAGGTACACCTTCAACGACTGGCTCTCCTACGTGGACGCGCAGGCTGTGCCCGCGGCCCCGGACCATCCGGGCTCTGTGGGAGAGAGGTTCAGCTTCACCGTGTACACGCCGCCCTTCATGGACCCCAGCTCGGCCGTGCACTTCGCCGTGTACCTGAGGAGCGAGGAGGGGGACTTCTGGGACAACAACGAGGGGCAGAACTACACCCTCAGGTACCGCTGCATGTCCAGCACCACGCCCTTTGTCAGCGCCGCTTTCCACGCCACCTGA